Proteins from a single region of Drosophila biarmipes strain raj3 chromosome 3R, RU_DBia_V1.1, whole genome shotgun sequence:
- the LOC108025461 gene encoding fibrillin-2 isoform X21 has translation MWICKLVIFYLLSGFVAAQICEVTRYRVDKGVRKQIKVKQCCPGYKKRQNTKLICDPRCRVNCRSGTCSKPNVCTCLKGYVNLNKEPSNYCVPECKGCNKGTCTSPGHCRCSSGHLLDQETGNCVPQCPKGCSNGTCISPNNCKCNQGYAMDAATQQCLPTCTEDCKRNNGFCAAPNRCQCNPGYISKPNSESFACQPVCKNGCKNGVCRAPDVCECNRFYRKDADKNCAPICDNECVNGDCTAPDVCSCWPGYTKIGDNVCVAICPAGCQNGVCVKPNVCSCNAGYTMQEGVCSPVCEEGCENGSCVTPGECSCNEGYAKVGNKCVPVCQGGCKNGSCVSPGKCSCNEGYSKETENSCAPVCSKGCENGFCASPEKCSCNSGYLMDSEEKCVPVCTGGCENGFCASPEKCSCNNGYKMDSENKCVPVCSKGCENGFCASPEKCSCNSGYLMDSEEKCFPVCTGGCENGFCASPEKCSCNIGYEMDSEEKCVPVCMGGCENGFCASPEKCSCNNGYLMDSEEKCVPVCSKGCENGFCASPEKCSCNSGYLMDSEEKCFPVCTGGCENGFCASPEKCSCNIGYEMDSEEKCVPVCTGGCENGFCTSPEKCSCNNGYKMDSENKCVPVCSKGCENGFCASPEKCSCNSGYLMDSEEKCVPVCTGGCENGFCASPEKCSCNSGYLMDSEEKCVPVCSKGCENGFCASPEKCSCNSGYLMDSEEKCVPVCTGGCENGFCASPEKCSCNSGYLMDSEEKCVPVCTGGCENGFCASPEKCSCNIGYEMDGENKCVPVCMGGCENGFCASPEKCSCNSGYEMDSEEKCVPVCTGGCENGFCASPEKCSCNSGYLMNTEEKCVPVCTGGCENGFCASPEKCSCNNGYKMDSEKKCVPVCMGGCENGFCASPEKCSCNSGYEMDSEEKCVPVCTGGCENGFCASPEKCSCNSGYLMNTEEKCVPVCTGGCENGFCASPEKCSCNSGYLMNTEEKCVPVCTGGCENGFCASPEKCSCNSGYDMDSEEKCVPVCTGGCENGFCASPEKCSCNIGYEMNSVNKCVPVCSKGCENGFCASPEKCSCYEGYTKDTENSCAPVCSKGCKNGFCISPEVCKCNEGFVSSEESDTCLPEKELLADLDCDQTCRNGTCLEGMCTCWDNYKLHRDRDDNQSLYCLPICDPECINGYCESPGTCACINDEILQDGYRCQSVNYFDDKLSSKHNGNTIRRFKWLFITIALLAFILAVVIAMLMMHIFKKRSYYVGKNEQQLGVYFSPKRADIIRA, from the exons ATGTGGATATGTAAGCTCGTAATATTTTATCTCCTCTCCGGATTCGTGGCGGCTCAGATCTGCGAAGTCACCCGGTATAGAGTTGATAAAGGAGTACGCAAG CAAATTAAAGTAAAGCAGTGCTGCCCGGGCTATAAGAAACGACAGAACACAAAACTTATATGCGATCCAAGATGTAGGGTGAACTGTAGAAGTGGCACCTGCTCGAAGCCAAATGTGTGTACCTGCCTGAAAGGCTATGTCAACCTCAACAAAGAGCCATCTAACTA TTGTGTGCCCGAATGCAAGGGCTGTAACAAAGGAACCTGCACCTCGCCCGGCCACTGCCGTTGTTCCTCTGGTCACCTGCTGGACCAGGAGACCGGTAACTGTGTGCCCCAGTGTCCGAAGGGGTGCTCCAATGGCACCTGCATTTCGCCCAATAACTGCAAGTGCAACCAAGGATACGCGATGGACGCCGCCACCCAGCAGTGCCTGCCCACCTGTACTGAGGACTGCAAGCGGAACAATGGCTTCTGTGCGGCGCCCAATCGGTGCCAGTGCAATCCTGGTTACATTTCCAAGCCGAACTCCGAATCCTTTGCGTGCCAGCCGGTCTGCAAAAATGGCTGCAAAAATGGAGTTTGTCGCGCTCCCGACGTTTGTGAATGCAATAGATTCTACAGGAAGGACGCCGATAAAAACTGCGCCCCAATCTGCGACAACGAATGCGTAAATGGGGACTGTACGGCGCCGGATGTGTGTTCTTGCTGGCCGGGGTATACGAAAATTGGTGACAATGTCTGCGTGGCCATTTGTCCGGCGGGCTGCCAGAACGGAGTGTGCGTGAAGCCAAATGTGTGCTCCTGCAACGCAGGATACACCATGCAAGAGGGTGTCTGCAGTCCAGTTTGCGAGGAAGGATGCGAGAACGGTTCCTGTGTGACGCCCGGCGAGTGCTCCTGCAACGAGGGGTATGCCAAGGTGGGGAACAAGTGTGTCCCTGTTTGCCAGGGTGGATGCAAGAACGGATCTTGCGTCTCGCCGGGAAAGTGCTCCTGCAATGAAGGATACAGCAAGGAAACGGAGAACAGCTGCGCACCAGTTTGCTCTAAAGGATGTGAGAACGGATTCTGTGCTTCTCCTGAAAAGTGTTCCTGCAACAGTGGATACCTAATGGATAGTGAGGAAAAGTGTGTTCCAGTTTGCACAGGTGGATGTGAGAACGGATTTTGTGCTTCTCCTGAAAAGTGTTCCTGCAACAATGGATACAAAATGGACAGTGAGAACAAGTGTGTTCCAGTTTGCTCGAAAGGATGTGAGAATGGATTCTGTGCATCTCCTGAAAAGTGTTCCTGCAACAGTGGATACCTAATGGATAGTGAGGAAAAGTGTTTTCCAGTTTGCACAGGTGGATGTGAGAATGGATTCTGTGCTTCTCCCGAAAAGTGTTCCTGCAACATCGGATACGAAATGGACAGTGAGGAAAAGTGTGTCCCAGTTTGCATGGGGGGATGTGAGAATGGATTCTGTGCTTCTCCCGAAAAGTGTTCCTGCAACAACGGATACCTAATGGATAGTGAGGAAAAGTGTGTTCCAGTTTGCTCGAAAGGATGTGAGAATGGATTCTGTGCATCTCCTGAAAAGTGTTCCTGCAACAGTGGATACCTAATGGATAGTGAGGAAAAGTGTTTTCCAGTTTGCACAGGTGGATGTGAGAATGGATTCTGTGCTTCTCCCGAAAAGTGTTCCTGCAACATCGGATACGAAATGGACAGTGAGGAAAAGTGTGTCCCAGTTTGCACAGGTGGATGTGAGAACGGATTCTGTACTTCTCCAGAAAAGTGTTCTTGCAACAATGGATACAAAATGGACAGTGAGAACAAGTGTGTTCCAGTTTGCTCGAAAGGATGTGAGAATGGATTCTGTGCTTCTCCTGAAAAGTGTTCCTGCAACAGCGGATACCTAATGGATAGTGAGGAAAAGTGTGTTCCAGTTTGCACAGGTGGATGTGAGAATGGATTTTGTGCTTCTCCTGAAAAGTGTTCCTGCAACAGTGGATACCTAATGGACAGTGAGGAAAAGTGTGTCCCAGTTTGCTCGAAAGGATGTGAGAATGGATTCTGTGCATCTCCTGAAAAGTGTTCCTGCAACAGCGGATACCTAATGGATAGTGAGGAAAAGTGTGTCCCAGTTTGCACAGGTGGATGTGAGAATGGATTCTGTGCTTCTCCTGAAAAGTGTTCCTGCAACAGTGGATACCTAATGGATAGTGAGGAAAAGTGTGTTCCAGTTTGCACAGGTGGATGTGAGAATGGATTCTGTGCTTCTCCCGAAAAGTGTTCCTGCAACATCGGATACGAAATGGACGGTGAGAACAAGTGTGTCCCAGTTTGCATGGGGGGATGTGAGAATGGTTTCTGTGCTTCTCCTGAAAAGTGTTCCTGCAATAGTGGATACGAAATGGACAGTGAGGAAAAGTGTGTTCCAGTTTGCACAG GTGGATGTGAGAATGGTTTCTGTGCTTCTCCTGAAAAGTGTTCCTGCAACAGCGGATACCTAATGAATACTGAGGAAAAGTGTGTTCCAGTTTGCACAGGTGGATGTGAGAATGGATTCTGTGCTTCTCCCGAAAAGTGTTCCTGCAACAATGGATACAAAATGGACAGTGAGAAAAAGTGTGTCCCAGTTTGCATGGGGGGATGTGAGAATGGTTTCTGTGCTTCTCCTGAAAAGTGTTCCTGCAATAGTGGATACGAAATGGACAGTGAGGAAAAGTGTGTTCCAGTTTGCACAGGTGGATGTGAGAATGGTTTCTGTGCTTCTCCTGAAAAGTGTTCCTGCAACAGCGGATACCTAATGAATACTGAGGAAAAGTGTGTCCCAGTATGCACAGGTGGATGTGAGAATGGGTTCTGTGCTTCTCCTGAAAAGTGTTCCTGCAACAGTGGATACCTAATGAATACTGAGGAAAAGTGTGTCCCAGTATGCACAGGTGGATGTGAGAATGGATTCTGTGCTTCTCCTGAGAAATGTTCCTGCAATAGTGGATACGATATGGACAGTGAGGAAAAGTGTGTCCCAGTTTGCACAGGTGGATGTGAGAATGGATTCTGTGCTTCTCCGGAAAAGTGTTCCTGCAACATCGGATACGAAATGAACAGTGTGAACAAGTGTGTTCCAGTTTGCTCGAAAGGATGTGAAAATGGATTCTGTGCATCTCCTGAAAAGTGTTCCTGCTATGAAGGATATACCAAGGACACAGAGAACAGTTGTGCACCAGTTTGCTCGAAAGGATGTAAGAACGGATTTTGTATTTCTCCGGAAGTTTGCAAGTGCAACGAGGGCTTTGTCTCTTCAGAAGAATCGGATACGTGCCTCCCTGAAAAAGAATTGTTAGCAGACTTAGATTGCGATCAGACTTGCCGGAACGGAACCTGCCTGGAAGGGATGTGCACGTGTTGGGACAATTACAAGCTGCATCGAGACAGGGACGATAATCAAAGTCTTTACTGCCTCCCAATATGCGACCCCGAGTGCATCAACGGATACTGCGAGTCCCCAGGGACGTGCGCTTGTATTAATGACGAGATTCTTCAAGATGGGTATCGCTGCCAGTCTGTCAACTATTTCGATGACAAGTTGTCATCCAAGCACAATGGAAACACAATAAGGCGCTTTAAGTGGCTTTTTATTACGATTGCTTTGTTAGCTTTCATTTTGGCGGTGGTGATCGCCATGCTTATGATGCACATCTTCAAGAAGCGCTCCTATTACGTGGGCAAAAACG aaCAACAACTTGGCGTCTACTTCTCTCCCAAGAGAGCGGATATAATTCGAGCATGA
- the LOC108025461 gene encoding fibrillin-2 isoform X28, translated as MWICKLVIFYLLSGFVAAQICEVTRYRVDKGVRKQIKVKQCCPGYKKRQNTKLICDPRCRVNCRSGTCSKPNVCTCLKGYVNLNKEPSNYCVPECKGCNKGTCTSPGHCRCSSGHLLDQETGNCVPQCPKGCSNGTCISPNNCKCNQGYAMDAATQQCLPTCTEDCKRNNGFCAAPNRCQCNPGYISKPNSESFACQPVCKNGCKNGVCRAPDVCECNRFYRKDADKNCAPICDNECVNGDCTAPDVCSCWPGYTKIGDNVCVAICPAGCQNGVCVKPNVCSCNAGYTMQEGVCSPVCEEGCENGSCVTPGECSCNEGYAKVGNKCVPVCQGGCKNGSCVSPGKCSCNEGYSKETENSCAPVCSKGCENGFCASPEKCSCNSGYLMDSEEKCVPVCTGGCENGFCASPEKCSCNNGYKMDSENKCVPVCSKGCENGFCASPEKCSCNSGYLMDSEEKCFPVCTGGCENGFCASPEKCSCNIGYEMDSEEKCVPVCMGGCENGFCASPEKCSCNNGYLMDSEEKCVPVCSKGCENGFCASPEKCSCNSGYLMDSEEKCFPVCTGGCENGFCASPEKCSCNIGYEMDSEEKCVPVCTGGCENGFCTSPEKCSCNNGYKMDSENKCVPVCSKGCENGFCASPEKCSCNSGYLMDSEEKCVPVCTGGCENGFCASPEKCSCNSGYLMDSEEKCVPVCSKGCENGFCASPEKCSCNSGYLMDSEEKCVPVCTGGCENGFCASPEKCSCNSGYLMDSEEKCVPVCTGGCENGFCASPEKCSCNIGYEMDGENKCVPVCMGGCENGFCASPEKCSCNSGYEMDSEEKCVPVCTGGCENGFCASPEKCSCNIGYEMNSVNKCVPVCSKGCENGFCASPEKCSCYEGYTKDTENSCAPVCSKGCKNGFCISPEVCKCNEGFVSSEESDTCLPEKELLADLDCDQTCRNGTCLEGMCTCWDNYKLHRDRDDNQSLYCLPICDPECINGYCESPGTCACINDEILQDGYRCQSVNYFDDKLSSKHNGNTIRRFKWLFITIALLAFILAVVIAMLMMHIFKKRSYYVGKNEQQLGVYFSPKRADIIRA; from the exons ATGTGGATATGTAAGCTCGTAATATTTTATCTCCTCTCCGGATTCGTGGCGGCTCAGATCTGCGAAGTCACCCGGTATAGAGTTGATAAAGGAGTACGCAAG CAAATTAAAGTAAAGCAGTGCTGCCCGGGCTATAAGAAACGACAGAACACAAAACTTATATGCGATCCAAGATGTAGGGTGAACTGTAGAAGTGGCACCTGCTCGAAGCCAAATGTGTGTACCTGCCTGAAAGGCTATGTCAACCTCAACAAAGAGCCATCTAACTA TTGTGTGCCCGAATGCAAGGGCTGTAACAAAGGAACCTGCACCTCGCCCGGCCACTGCCGTTGTTCCTCTGGTCACCTGCTGGACCAGGAGACCGGTAACTGTGTGCCCCAGTGTCCGAAGGGGTGCTCCAATGGCACCTGCATTTCGCCCAATAACTGCAAGTGCAACCAAGGATACGCGATGGACGCCGCCACCCAGCAGTGCCTGCCCACCTGTACTGAGGACTGCAAGCGGAACAATGGCTTCTGTGCGGCGCCCAATCGGTGCCAGTGCAATCCTGGTTACATTTCCAAGCCGAACTCCGAATCCTTTGCGTGCCAGCCGGTCTGCAAAAATGGCTGCAAAAATGGAGTTTGTCGCGCTCCCGACGTTTGTGAATGCAATAGATTCTACAGGAAGGACGCCGATAAAAACTGCGCCCCAATCTGCGACAACGAATGCGTAAATGGGGACTGTACGGCGCCGGATGTGTGTTCTTGCTGGCCGGGGTATACGAAAATTGGTGACAATGTCTGCGTGGCCATTTGTCCGGCGGGCTGCCAGAACGGAGTGTGCGTGAAGCCAAATGTGTGCTCCTGCAACGCAGGATACACCATGCAAGAGGGTGTCTGCAGTCCAGTTTGCGAGGAAGGATGCGAGAACGGTTCCTGTGTGACGCCCGGCGAGTGCTCCTGCAACGAGGGGTATGCCAAGGTGGGGAACAAGTGTGTCCCTGTTTGCCAGGGTGGATGCAAGAACGGATCTTGCGTCTCGCCGGGAAAGTGCTCCTGCAATGAAGGATACAGCAAGGAAACGGAGAACAGCTGCGCACCAGTTTGCTCTAAAGGATGTGAGAACGGATTCTGTGCTTCTCCTGAAAAGTGTTCCTGCAACAGTGGATACCTAATGGATAGTGAGGAAAAGTGTGTTCCAGTTTGCACAGGTGGATGTGAGAACGGATTTTGTGCTTCTCCTGAAAAGTGTTCCTGCAACAATGGATACAAAATGGACAGTGAGAACAAGTGTGTTCCAGTTTGCTCGAAAGGATGTGAGAATGGATTCTGTGCATCTCCTGAAAAGTGTTCCTGCAACAGTGGATACCTAATGGATAGTGAGGAAAAGTGTTTTCCAGTTTGCACAGGTGGATGTGAGAATGGATTCTGTGCTTCTCCCGAAAAGTGTTCCTGCAACATCGGATACGAAATGGACAGTGAGGAAAAGTGTGTCCCAGTTTGCATGGGGGGATGTGAGAATGGATTCTGTGCTTCTCCCGAAAAGTGTTCCTGCAACAACGGATACCTAATGGATAGTGAGGAAAAGTGTGTTCCAGTTTGCTCGAAAGGATGTGAGAATGGATTCTGTGCATCTCCTGAAAAGTGTTCCTGCAACAGTGGATACCTAATGGATAGTGAGGAAAAGTGTTTTCCAGTTTGCACAGGTGGATGTGAGAATGGATTCTGTGCTTCTCCCGAAAAGTGTTCCTGCAACATCGGATACGAAATGGACAGTGAGGAAAAGTGTGTCCCAGTTTGCACAGGTGGATGTGAGAACGGATTCTGTACTTCTCCAGAAAAGTGTTCTTGCAACAATGGATACAAAATGGACAGTGAGAACAAGTGTGTTCCAGTTTGCTCGAAAGGATGTGAGAATGGATTCTGTGCTTCTCCTGAAAAGTGTTCCTGCAACAGCGGATACCTAATGGATAGTGAGGAAAAGTGTGTTCCAGTTTGCACAGGTGGATGTGAGAATGGATTTTGTGCTTCTCCTGAAAAGTGTTCCTGCAACAGTGGATACCTAATGGACAGTGAGGAAAAGTGTGTCCCAGTTTGCTCGAAAGGATGTGAGAATGGATTCTGTGCATCTCCTGAAAAGTGTTCCTGCAACAGCGGATACCTAATGGATAGTGAGGAAAAGTGTGTCCCAGTTTGCACAGGTGGATGTGAGAATGGATTCTGTGCTTCTCCTGAAAAGTGTTCCTGCAACAGTGGATACCTAATGGATAGTGAGGAAAAGTGTGTTCCAGTTTGCACAGGTGGATGTGAGAATGGATTCTGTGCTTCTCCCGAAAAGTGTTCCTGCAACATCGGATACGAAATGGACGGTGAGAACAAGTGTGTCCCAGTTTGCATGGGGGGATGTGAGAATGGTTTCTGTGCTTCTCCTGAAAAGTGTTCCTGCAATAGTGGATACGAAATGGACAGTGAGGAAAAGTGTGTTCCAGTTTGCACAG GTGGATGTGAGAATGGATTCTGTGCTTCTCCGGAAAAGTGTTCCTGCAACATCGGATACGAAATGAACAGTGTGAACAAGTGTGTTCCAGTTTGCTCGAAAGGATGTGAAAATGGATTCTGTGCATCTCCTGAAAAGTGTTCCTGCTATGAAGGATATACCAAGGACACAGAGAACAGTTGTGCACCAGTTTGCTCGAAAGGATGTAAGAACGGATTTTGTATTTCTCCGGAAGTTTGCAAGTGCAACGAGGGCTTTGTCTCTTCAGAAGAATCGGATACGTGCCTCCCTGAAAAAGAATTGTTAGCAGACTTAGATTGCGATCAGACTTGCCGGAACGGAACCTGCCTGGAAGGGATGTGCACGTGTTGGGACAATTACAAGCTGCATCGAGACAGGGACGATAATCAAAGTCTTTACTGCCTCCCAATATGCGACCCCGAGTGCATCAACGGATACTGCGAGTCCCCAGGGACGTGCGCTTGTATTAATGACGAGATTCTTCAAGATGGGTATCGCTGCCAGTCTGTCAACTATTTCGATGACAAGTTGTCATCCAAGCACAATGGAAACACAATAAGGCGCTTTAAGTGGCTTTTTATTACGATTGCTTTGTTAGCTTTCATTTTGGCGGTGGTGATCGCCATGCTTATGATGCACATCTTCAAGAAGCGCTCCTATTACGTGGGCAAAAACG aaCAACAACTTGGCGTCTACTTCTCTCCCAAGAGAGCGGATATAATTCGAGCATGA
- the LOC108025461 gene encoding fibrillin-2 isoform X27 codes for MWICKLVIFYLLSGFVAAQICEVTRYRVDKGVRKQIKVKQCCPGYKKRQNTKLICDPRCRVNCRSGTCSKPNVCTCLKGYVNLNKEPSNYCVPECKGCNKGTCTSPGHCRCSSGHLLDQETGNCVPQCPKGCSNGTCISPNNCKCNQGYAMDAATQQCLPTCTEDCKRNNGFCAAPNRCQCNPGYISKPNSESFACQPVCKNGCKNGVCRAPDVCECNRFYRKDADKNCAPICDNECVNGDCTAPDVCSCWPGYTKIGDNVCVAICPAGCQNGVCVKPNVCSCNAGYTMQEGVCSPVCEEGCENGSCVTPGECSCNEGYAKVGNKCVPVCQGGCKNGSCVSPGKCSCNEGYSKETENSCAPVCSKGCENGFCASPEKCSCNSGYLMDSEEKCVPVCTGGCENGFCASPEKCSCNNGYKMDSENKCVPVCSKGCENGFCASPEKCSCNSGYLMDSEEKCFPVCTGGCENGFCASPEKCSCNIGYEMDSEEKCVPVCMGGCENGFCASPEKCSCNNGYLMDSEEKCVPVCSKGCENGFCASPEKCSCNSGYLMDSEEKCFPVCTGGCENGFCASPEKCSCNIGYEMDSEEKCVPVCTGGCENGFCTSPEKCSCNNGYKMDSENKCVPVCSKGCENGFCASPEKCSCNSGYLMDSEEKCVPVCTGGCENGFCASPEKCSCNSGYLMDSEEKCVPVCSKGCENGFCASPEKCSCNSGYLMDSEEKCVPVCTGGCENGFCASPEKCSCNSGYLMDSEEKCVPVCTGGCENGFCASPEKCSCNIGYEMDGENKCVPVCMGGCENGFCASPEKCSCNSGYEMDSEEKCVPVCTGGCENGFCASPEKCSCNSGYLMNTEEKCVPVCTGGCENGFCASPEKCSCNSGYLMDSEEKCVPVCTGGCENGFCASPEKCSCNIGYEMNSVNKCVPVCSKGCENGFCASPEKCSCYEGYTKDTENSCAPVCSKGCKNGFCISPEVCKCNEGFVSSEESDTCLPEKELLADLDCDQTCRNGTCLEGMCTCWDNYKLHRDRDDNQSLYCLPICDPECINGYCESPGTCACINDEILQDGYRCQSVNYFDDKLSSKHNGNTIRRFKWLFITIALLAFILAVVIAMLMMHIFKKRSYYVGKNEQQLGVYFSPKRADIIRA; via the exons ATGTGGATATGTAAGCTCGTAATATTTTATCTCCTCTCCGGATTCGTGGCGGCTCAGATCTGCGAAGTCACCCGGTATAGAGTTGATAAAGGAGTACGCAAG CAAATTAAAGTAAAGCAGTGCTGCCCGGGCTATAAGAAACGACAGAACACAAAACTTATATGCGATCCAAGATGTAGGGTGAACTGTAGAAGTGGCACCTGCTCGAAGCCAAATGTGTGTACCTGCCTGAAAGGCTATGTCAACCTCAACAAAGAGCCATCTAACTA TTGTGTGCCCGAATGCAAGGGCTGTAACAAAGGAACCTGCACCTCGCCCGGCCACTGCCGTTGTTCCTCTGGTCACCTGCTGGACCAGGAGACCGGTAACTGTGTGCCCCAGTGTCCGAAGGGGTGCTCCAATGGCACCTGCATTTCGCCCAATAACTGCAAGTGCAACCAAGGATACGCGATGGACGCCGCCACCCAGCAGTGCCTGCCCACCTGTACTGAGGACTGCAAGCGGAACAATGGCTTCTGTGCGGCGCCCAATCGGTGCCAGTGCAATCCTGGTTACATTTCCAAGCCGAACTCCGAATCCTTTGCGTGCCAGCCGGTCTGCAAAAATGGCTGCAAAAATGGAGTTTGTCGCGCTCCCGACGTTTGTGAATGCAATAGATTCTACAGGAAGGACGCCGATAAAAACTGCGCCCCAATCTGCGACAACGAATGCGTAAATGGGGACTGTACGGCGCCGGATGTGTGTTCTTGCTGGCCGGGGTATACGAAAATTGGTGACAATGTCTGCGTGGCCATTTGTCCGGCGGGCTGCCAGAACGGAGTGTGCGTGAAGCCAAATGTGTGCTCCTGCAACGCAGGATACACCATGCAAGAGGGTGTCTGCAGTCCAGTTTGCGAGGAAGGATGCGAGAACGGTTCCTGTGTGACGCCCGGCGAGTGCTCCTGCAACGAGGGGTATGCCAAGGTGGGGAACAAGTGTGTCCCTGTTTGCCAGGGTGGATGCAAGAACGGATCTTGCGTCTCGCCGGGAAAGTGCTCCTGCAATGAAGGATACAGCAAGGAAACGGAGAACAGCTGCGCACCAGTTTGCTCTAAAGGATGTGAGAACGGATTCTGTGCTTCTCCTGAAAAGTGTTCCTGCAACAGTGGATACCTAATGGATAGTGAGGAAAAGTGTGTTCCAGTTTGCACAGGTGGATGTGAGAACGGATTTTGTGCTTCTCCTGAAAAGTGTTCCTGCAACAATGGATACAAAATGGACAGTGAGAACAAGTGTGTTCCAGTTTGCTCGAAAGGATGTGAGAATGGATTCTGTGCATCTCCTGAAAAGTGTTCCTGCAACAGTGGATACCTAATGGATAGTGAGGAAAAGTGTTTTCCAGTTTGCACAGGTGGATGTGAGAATGGATTCTGTGCTTCTCCCGAAAAGTGTTCCTGCAACATCGGATACGAAATGGACAGTGAGGAAAAGTGTGTCCCAGTTTGCATGGGGGGATGTGAGAATGGATTCTGTGCTTCTCCCGAAAAGTGTTCCTGCAACAACGGATACCTAATGGATAGTGAGGAAAAGTGTGTTCCAGTTTGCTCGAAAGGATGTGAGAATGGATTCTGTGCATCTCCTGAAAAGTGTTCCTGCAACAGTGGATACCTAATGGATAGTGAGGAAAAGTGTTTTCCAGTTTGCACAGGTGGATGTGAGAATGGATTCTGTGCTTCTCCCGAAAAGTGTTCCTGCAACATCGGATACGAAATGGACAGTGAGGAAAAGTGTGTCCCAGTTTGCACAGGTGGATGTGAGAACGGATTCTGTACTTCTCCAGAAAAGTGTTCTTGCAACAATGGATACAAAATGGACAGTGAGAACAAGTGTGTTCCAGTTTGCTCGAAAGGATGTGAGAATGGATTCTGTGCTTCTCCTGAAAAGTGTTCCTGCAACAGCGGATACCTAATGGATAGTGAGGAAAAGTGTGTTCCAGTTTGCACAGGTGGATGTGAGAATGGATTTTGTGCTTCTCCTGAAAAGTGTTCCTGCAACAGTGGATACCTAATGGACAGTGAGGAAAAGTGTGTCCCAGTTTGCTCGAAAGGATGTGAGAATGGATTCTGTGCATCTCCTGAAAAGTGTTCCTGCAACAGCGGATACCTAATGGATAGTGAGGAAAAGTGTGTCCCAGTTTGCACAGGTGGATGTGAGAATGGATTCTGTGCTTCTCCTGAAAAGTGTTCCTGCAACAGTGGATACCTAATGGATAGTGAGGAAAAGTGTGTTCCAGTTTGCACAGGTGGATGTGAGAATGGATTCTGTGCTTCTCCCGAAAAGTGTTCCTGCAACATCGGATACGAAATGGACGGTGAGAACAAGTGTGTCCCAGTTTGCATGGGGGGATGTGAGAATGGTTTCTGTGCTTCTCCTGAAAAGTGTTCCTGCAATAGTGGATACGAAATGGACAGTGAGGAAAAGTGTGTTCCAGTTTGCACAGGTGGATGTGAGAATGGTTTTTGTGCTTCTCCTGAAAAGTGTTCCTGCAACAGCGGATACCTAATGAATACTGAGGAAAAGTGTGTCCCAGTATGCACAGGTGGATGTGAGAATGGATTCTGTGCTTCTCCTGAAAAGTGTTCCTGCAACAGTGGATACCTAATGGATAGTGAGGAAAAGTGTGTCCCAGTTTGCACAG GTGGATGTGAGAATGGATTCTGTGCTTCTCCGGAAAAGTGTTCCTGCAACATCGGATACGAAATGAACAGTGTGAACAAGTGTGTTCCAGTTTGCTCGAAAGGATGTGAAAATGGATTCTGTGCATCTCCTGAAAAGTGTTCCTGCTATGAAGGATATACCAAGGACACAGAGAACAGTTGTGCACCAGTTTGCTCGAAAGGATGTAAGAACGGATTTTGTATTTCTCCGGAAGTTTGCAAGTGCAACGAGGGCTTTGTCTCTTCAGAAGAATCGGATACGTGCCTCCCTGAAAAAGAATTGTTAGCAGACTTAGATTGCGATCAGACTTGCCGGAACGGAACCTGCCTGGAAGGGATGTGCACGTGTTGGGACAATTACAAGCTGCATCGAGACAGGGACGATAATCAAAGTCTTTACTGCCTCCCAATATGCGACCCCGAGTGCATCAACGGATACTGCGAGTCCCCAGGGACGTGCGCTTGTATTAATGACGAGATTCTTCAAGATGGGTATCGCTGCCAGTCTGTCAACTATTTCGATGACAAGTTGTCATCCAAGCACAATGGAAACACAATAAGGCGCTTTAAGTGGCTTTTTATTACGATTGCTTTGTTAGCTTTCATTTTGGCGGTGGTGATCGCCATGCTTATGATGCACATCTTCAAGAAGCGCTCCTATTACGTGGGCAAAAACG aaCAACAACTTGGCGTCTACTTCTCTCCCAAGAGAGCGGATATAATTCGAGCATGA